TTACCGGCTTACCAACGTTCCGCTCGGCACCGTTGAGTTGGTTGCTTCGTTTCTGGGCTACCAACCCGTTCAGCAGTCCATCCGGTTGGAAAACAGCCGGGAGCGTGTGGTTAATCTAACGCTGAAAAGTGCGGGGGTGACCCTCACCGATGTCACGGTCAAAGCCCGGCGGGACAAGACCTGGGAGCGGAATTTCCGGACCTTTGAACGGGAGTTGCTTGGCCGGACCCCTTTCCGAAGCCAATGCGAAATCCTGAATCCGAACGCCCTGCGATTTACGGACGAACGCCATCGGCTGCGGGCCACGGCGACCGAGCCGGTGCTCATCGAAAACCGGGCGCTGGGCTACCGCATTCAATACGACATGCAGTATTTTGAGGTGATGGACAATGGAGCGATGTATTTCGCCGGTGCTACCCGTTTCGAAGAACTGAGGCCCACGGACAACCGACAGGCCGAACGTTGGCGGAGTAATCGCCAGCGGGCTTATAGCGGTTCAACCCGCCACCTCATTGCCAGCCTGGTTGCCGGAACTTACGAGAAAGAAGGTTTTATGGTGTACCGGGTCAATCCCGAATACCCAAAAGATCCCGGCAATACGAGTCTGTTCCAGGACCTCAACCGCCATTTGCTGCCCGTTCAGATCGATTCCCTGATTCGGCCGGGACGCTTGGCGTTTGAACGGAAACTCGTGACGGCAACTCCTCTGAAGGTTTTGTACAGTCGGACTTTCTCGGTGGAATCGCCCTACCGCGATGCGCCGTATGCCTTTACCGAATTCCGGTTTCCGCAGGGCATGAGCGAAGTGACCGTCGATGGCCGGGTGACGCTGCCGCTTGGTATGCTGGCGATGGGCTATCTGGGCAATGACCGGTTTTCGGTTCTGTTACCCGCCGACTGGCAACCCAGCGCTGGTAACGTCAAAACAGATTCCGTGGAAATACCCCCCACCGAGGGCCACATTTTGGCTACGGATTACCGGCTTGACTCCCTGGTGCGGCACTGGAAGCAGGCGCATCCTTACCAGGCTCCCACGGTATTTGCCCACATCGACAAACCGTTCTACCTGACCGGCGACCGGCTCTGGCTGAGCGCGTATGTACTGGAAGCCAGCACGTACCAAACGCTGTTTGGCGAAGGCGCTTTGCACGTCGATCTGCTGACACCAGGCGGCAAGGTGGTGCAACACCAGTGGCTGCGCATCCGTGAAGGTCGGGCGGTGGGCGATTTTCGGCTTTCGGATACATTGAAAACCGGTATGTATCAGCTCCGCGCTTACACCGACGAAGATTACGCATCAATCCGCCCGGCTTTTGAACGCTCTGTTGCCGTGTATAACCTCCTGACCAGCGCGACTACCCGCCAACAGCCGGAGGCAACCGCCCAACTGGACGTTCAGTTTTTACCAGAAGGAGGGCGCTGGGTGGCCGAATTACCAAACCGATTGGCTTTTAAAGCCGCTGGTCCGGACGGGCGCGGACAAACCGTGTCGGGTCGAATTGTGGACGGGCAGGGGCAGCCGGTGGCTACCCTGACGAGTAATCCGTTGGGAATGGGCAGCGTGCTGATCAGGCCAAAAGCCGGGCAGACGTATCAGGCCGAAATTCAGTACAACGGATTAACCCAACGAGTTGCGCTACCCGCCGTGGAGCCGGAGGGCTTCGTGCTGACGGCGGATGCGGTGAGCGATACAACCGGATTGATGATCCGGATTCTGGCCAACCTGCCCCAGTCCGATCCGGTTGTGTATCTGACATTCCAGAGTCAGGGGCAATTGGTGCAACGAGCCAAAATGAAGTTACAGGATGGCAAAGCCTGGCTAAACTTACCGCTCTCGGTGCTGCCCGCCGGTCTTTGCCAGGTCACTTTGTACGATGCTTACGGTAAGCCCCGGGCGGAGCGACTGGTTTTTGTGCGGGAACAAACCGCGCCCATCCGGGTCAACGTAACTGCCGACAAATCGATTTATACGCCCCGTGAACGGGTTGTGTTGAACCTGAAGCTGGCCGATCAGCCGGAAACTCCGGTGGTAGCCCTGCTTTCAGCTGCCGTAACCGATGCCGACCAGGTTCCGGATGACTCCAGTACTGCGGATTTTCGGACTCATCTGTTGCTGACGGGCGATCTGCGCGGACGCGTCGAACGGCCCGGTTTTTTCTTCAAAGACACCACGCTGGCAACCCGTCGGGCACTTGATGATCTGCTTTTGACCCAGGGCTGGCGCCGGATCGGGCTGCGGCAACCGGAAACGCCGGCGGATACACTAGGGGGCGTGGTGTTCAGCGGGCGCGTGGTGGACGAGAAAGGCAAGCCCATTCCGTATGCCGAGCTTCTGGTAGCCGCTCCGTCGTCCAGACAGGCCATTCCATCTTCCGTCGGAACCAACCGTTACGGACGGTTTCGGATGGCGGGTTTGGGTGTGACCGATACTCTGCAACTGCTGGTTCAGGTGATGAACAACCAGTTCAAAGCCATCAAAGGAACCGTTGAAACCGATACAGCAGGCAGCGTTTGGTCGGCAGTGAAGCCGGTTTTTGAGCAGGATTCACCGGATTGGCGGCAGTTTCAGCAACAACTCGAAACGGCCCGGCTGCGGCAGGAGTCTGATCAAAAGCTCTATCGCGACCGGCAAACCAGGCAACTCAAAGAAGTCACCATCAGGGCGCAGCGGCCGCGTCCTGAACACATTGAGCGCATGAGTTTGCACGGTACGCCCGACGCCCTGATTCTGTTTGACGAACGGTCGCAGTCTTACGCCAATGTGTACGAAATGATTCGGGGCCGGGTGCCGGGCGTTCAGGTGACGCAAAACTCCCAGGGCAACTACAGCGTAAACATCCGGAATGCCGTATCGTTTGGTGCGGGTAATTCGGCGCAGAGCCAGCCTCCGCTGTATATTCTGGACGGGTCGTATCTGACCGAAAGTCAGGACGGGAATGTCCTGCTGGGTTTGAGCCCCAACGATGTGGAACGAATTGAACTATTAAAAAGCGCTTCCACGACGGCCATATACGGTGCTCGCGGAGGAAACGGCGTTATTGCGTTCTATACCAAACGCGGGTTTACCCAGAAAAAGACCGCACCCGGCATTGGGCTTAATCAACTACCGCTCATTGGTCTTGCGCCCCAGCGGGAATTTTACGTTCCGCGCTACGAGGACTCGTCGGGCACGGCTCTGGCCGAACCGACTGCGCCGATCGACCGCCGGGATGTTCTGTACTGGAAACCGTTGATGCAAACCGATTCGAAGGGGAATACCAATCTGGCGTTCCCGCTTTCGGACGTAGTCCGGACGCTTCGGGTCGTTGTGCAGGGCATTACAACCGAAGGCCGGCCGGTGGTGGGCGTAACGAAGTTGAGGGTGCAATGATCGGGTGTTACGGAGTTTGGTCGCCGACTCCAAACAGAGCGCGCAGTTCCGTTGCATCCTGCGGTTTCATTCGCCCGGCCAGGACCAGACGCAGCTGCCGACGCCGGAGCGCACTCTTGAACAGTTCGTGCTCTTCCTCGGTTTCGGGCGTTACCGGCGGCACCTCAATGGGTCGTCCGTTCTGGTCGACGGCAACAAAGGTGTAAAAGGCCCGATTGGTGCTGACGCGCGTTCCCGCCGGAATATCTTCGGCCCATACTTCGATATTCACCTCCATCGATGAATTAAAACCGCGTGTGACCTTGGCCTGCATTGTTACAATATTGCCAAGCTTTATAGGCTCCGAAAAGGAAACATTGTCTACGGAAGCCGTTACTACGATGCGGTTCGAATGCTTTTGGGCGGCAATGGCGGCACAAATATCCATCCAGTGCAGGAGCCGG
This Larkinella insperata DNA region includes the following protein-coding sequences:
- a CDS encoding carboxypeptidase-like regulatory domain-containing protein, whose product is MNALVASSMLRLTAVWLLAGLLLTRGWAQGPTATLTGRVIDGQTKQPLPFASVYLNNSTRGTTTDEKGNYRLTNVPLGTVELVASFLGYQPVQQSIRLENSRERVVNLTLKSAGVTLTDVTVKARRDKTWERNFRTFERELLGRTPFRSQCEILNPNALRFTDERHRLRATATEPVLIENRALGYRIQYDMQYFEVMDNGAMYFAGATRFEELRPTDNRQAERWRSNRQRAYSGSTRHLIASLVAGTYEKEGFMVYRVNPEYPKDPGNTSLFQDLNRHLLPVQIDSLIRPGRLAFERKLVTATPLKVLYSRTFSVESPYRDAPYAFTEFRFPQGMSEVTVDGRVTLPLGMLAMGYLGNDRFSVLLPADWQPSAGNVKTDSVEIPPTEGHILATDYRLDSLVRHWKQAHPYQAPTVFAHIDKPFYLTGDRLWLSAYVLEASTYQTLFGEGALHVDLLTPGGKVVQHQWLRIREGRAVGDFRLSDTLKTGMYQLRAYTDEDYASIRPAFERSVAVYNLLTSATTRQQPEATAQLDVQFLPEGGRWVAELPNRLAFKAAGPDGRGQTVSGRIVDGQGQPVATLTSNPLGMGSVLIRPKAGQTYQAEIQYNGLTQRVALPAVEPEGFVLTADAVSDTTGLMIRILANLPQSDPVVYLTFQSQGQLVQRAKMKLQDGKAWLNLPLSVLPAGLCQVTLYDAYGKPRAERLVFVREQTAPIRVNVTADKSIYTPRERVVLNLKLADQPETPVVALLSAAVTDADQVPDDSSTADFRTHLLLTGDLRGRVERPGFFFKDTTLATRRALDDLLLTQGWRRIGLRQPETPADTLGGVVFSGRVVDEKGKPIPYAELLVAAPSSRQAIPSSVGTNRYGRFRMAGLGVTDTLQLLVQVMNNQFKAIKGTVETDTAGSVWSAVKPVFEQDSPDWRQFQQQLETARLRQESDQKLYRDRQTRQLKEVTIRAQRPRPEHIERMSLHGTPDALILFDERSQSYANVYEMIRGRVPGVQVTQNSQGNYSVNIRNAVSFGAGNSAQSQPPLYILDGSYLTESQDGNVLLGLSPNDVERIELLKSASTTAIYGARGGNGVIAFYTKRGFTQKKTAPGIGLNQLPLIGLAPQREFYVPRYEDSSGTALAEPTAPIDRRDVLYWKPLMQTDSKGNTNLAFPLSDVVRTLRVVVQGITTEGRPVVGVTKLRVQ
- a CDS encoding acyl-CoA thioesterase; translated protein: MLQPKFARESLTTMTEMVLPNDTNTLNNLMGGRLLHWMDICAAIAAQKHSNRIVVTASVDNVSFSEPIKLGNIVTMQAKVTRGFNSSMEVNIEVWAEDIPAGTRVSTNRAFYTFVAVDQNGRPIEVPPVTPETEEEHELFKSALRRRQLRLVLAGRMKPQDATELRALFGVGDQTP